DNA sequence from the Rhizobium lusitanum genome:
CTCTGCCGCCGCGATAAACAACCGTTGCCGTGGCGATGGCCGCAATGCCCTCGCGGCGGCCGACGAAGCCGATCTGTTCGTTGGTGGTCGCCTTCACCGAGCAGCGCTCGAGGCTAATCCCCAAAAATTCCGAGAGCTTGGCGCGCATGGCCTCGCGGTGCGGGCCAACCTTCGGCGCTTCGGCGATCAGCGAGACATCGGCATTCATGATCGTGCCGCCATGATCGCGGACGATCTTTGCAGCGTGCTCGATGAAGATGCGTGAGGGCGCGCCTTTCCATTGCGGATCGGAGGGTGGGAAGTGGTCGCCGATATCGCCGGCGCCGCAGGTGGCGAGCAGGGCGTCGGTCAAGGCATGCAGGGCGACATCGGCATCGGAATGGCCCTTGAGCGTCTGATCATGTGGAATGAAGACGCCGCAGAGCGTCACGCCATCACCCGGCTCGAGTTGGTGGACATCATAGCCATTGCCGGTGCGCACATCCGGCAGCAGGCCGGCGGAAAGTTTTTCATCGGCCATAGCGATATCCCTCTTGATCGTCAGTTTGACATTATCCGCGCTGCCGGCAACCAGCGTCACCGGCAGGCCGCTCCATTCGGCAATCGCCGCATCGTCGGTGAAATCTGTCTTTTTACCGGCAGCCGCTTTTTCATGCGCGGCCAGAATATCGGCCAGCCGGAAGGACTGCGGGGTCTGCGCGGCGTAGAGCCCGGTACGAGGCACAGTTTCCGTCACCAGTGCATCCGTGGCTGCGCGTTTCAATGTATCCGTCACAGGCATGGCCGGCAGTACGGCGGGTGCACCGGCGGCAAGTGCTGCGGCGACTCGATCAAGTAGGTCGTGATCGAAGAAAGGGCGCACGGCGTCGTGGATCATGACGTGGGTGACGCCGGTCTTTTCCAGCCGCCGCAGCCCTGCAAGCACAGATTGTTGGCGCGTGGCGCCGCCGAAAGCGACCTCGAGGCCGGACGAATCGGCAACCTTTTCCAGCGCAGAGCGCAGCAATTTCTCGTCGTCGCGGTGAACAACGATCACGATTTTCGCTGTCTGCTGCCATGTCACGAATTTTTCAAGCGTATGCGCAATAACAGGCCTGCCGCCGATCGCGCGATACTGCTTCGGGCCTTCTTCGGGCGCTCCCGCCCGCTCACCGCGCCCGGCAGCAACGATCACAATTCCGATCGACATCGGTTGCGTTGAGTGCATTTGCGTCATAAACCCCCGAGGATGAAAGGCTCACTCCAGCATGATCCCAAAAAAGTGCGAAGCAGTTTTTTGGACAAGATCATGCTAAGAAGATCGCCAAAGCAGGATCTTACTACAGCAGGGTCTATCGCCTCGAATGGGTATTTTCCAGCATTTGCCCAAAAAATATCGGCATTCTCCGAAACCTCTTGGCAAGCCCTTCAAGAGTGTCTAAAAATAGTGCAGATGCATGGTGTGCCTGAAAGATAATCATTTGCTTCCGTCCGAGCTAGCAGCCTCATTTTCCATTGGTCCGGTGCCTATCCGCAATCGCGTGATCCTCGCGCCGATGTCGGGTGTAACCGATTTGCCGTTCCGGCAGCTGGCTCTGCGCTATGGGGCCGGCCTGGTCGTGACCGAGATGGTCGCGAGCCGTGAACTGGTGCAGGACACTCCTGAATCCTGGGCGCGTCTGAAGAGCGCTGGCCTGAAGCCGCATATGGTGCAGCTGGCCGGTCGCGAGGCGCATTGGATGGCGGAAGCCGCTAAGATTGCCGCCGACAATGGCGCTGATATCATCGACATCAACATGGGGTGTCCCGCCAAGAAAGTGATTGGCGGTTATTCCGGCTCGGCCCTGATGCGGGATCCGGATCACGCGCTGGGCCTGATCGAGGCGACCGTCAAGGCGGTCAATGTCCCCGTGACGCTGAAGATGCGGCTCGGCTGGGACGAAAATTCCATCAATGCGCCGCATATTGCGCGCCGTGCCGAAGAGGCGGGCATCCAGCTTGTGACGATCCACGGCCGTACCCGCATGCAGTTTTACGAGGGCAGGGCCGATTGGGATGCGATCCGCGCCGTGCGCGAGGCCATTGCCATTCCGCTCGTTGCCAATGGCGATGTCGATACGCCGGAAGACGCAAGCGAGATACTGCGCCGTTCCGGCGCCGATGCCGTCATGGTCGGGCGCGGCTGTCAGGGGCGACCGTGGCATGCGGGCGTGCTAGCCGGTCATCGCGAGCCGGATCGCGGCGAGATTGCTGATATCGCCCTCGAACACTATCGGATGATGCTGGATTTCTACGGTGAGGCCGTTGGCATTCGTCATGCTCGAAAACATCTCAGCTGGTATCTGGACCGCTACGCTCCCACCACCATTGGCGCTGAAAAGGCAAGAATCATGACTTCGAAAGATAGCCAAGAAGTGGCCGCCTTGTTCCATGCGGCGCTACAGGCCGGGTCCGATTTCGCCCGAAGCATGCAGGTGGCCGCATGAGCCCGAAATTTAATTCCGGCGGCGCGGAGCATACGGGTGGCGCCGTGGCCATGGCCGTTCTCAACGCGATCCAGAATCCGGTCGTCATGGTCAACGAGGCCGGCCTGATCGCTTTTGCCAATTGGGAGGCCGAGGCCTTCTTCGGCGCCAGCGCCTCGCATCTGGCGCGCTACGAGATTTCCGCCTTCATTCCCTTTGGCAGCCCGTTGCTGGCACTGATCGACCAGGTGCGCGAACGCCGCGCGCCGGTGAATGAATATCGCGTCGATCTGAGCTCTCCGCGCCTCGGCCAGGATAAGCTGGTGGATATCTACGTCGCGCCCGTTTCGAGCGAGCCAGGCTCCGTAGTGGTCGTTTTCCAGGAACGCTCCATGGCCGACAAGATCGACCGGCAGCTGACGCATCGCGCCGCCGCACGCTCCGTCACCGGCCTTGCCTCGATGCTGGCGCATGAGATCAAGAACCCGCTCTCCGGCATTCGCGGCGCTGCCCAATTGCTGGAGCAGTCGGTGGAGGACGACGATCGCGCGCTGACGCGCCTGATCTGCGATGAGACCGACCGTATCGTTTCGCTGGTCGACCGCATGGAAGTCTTTTCAGACGAGCGCCCGATCGATCGCGTGCCGGTCAATATCCATTCTGTCCTCGATCATGTGAAGGCGGTCGCCAAGGCTGGCTTTGCACGCAACATCAAGTTCAGCGAAAACTACGACCCATCCTTGCCGGCCGTTTATGCCAACAGGGACCAACTCGTGCAGATCTTCCTCAATCTGGTGAAGAATGCCGCCGAAGCCATCGGCGAGAAGCCGGATGGCGAGATCATGCTGACGACGGCCTATCGCCCGGGGATTCGCCTGTCCGTCGCCGGTACTCGGGAAAAAATCTCGCTACCGCTCGAATTCTGCGTGATCGATAACGGCCCCGGCGTACCTTCCGATCTTGTGCCGCATCTCTTCGACCCGTTCATCACCACCAAGACGAACGGAACCGGTCTCGGCCTGGCGCTTGTGGCCAAGATCATCGGTGACCATGGCGGCATCGTCGAATGCGACAGCCAGAACCATCGCACCACTTTCCGGGTTCTGATGCCGGCCTCCAAAGGCATCACACTTGAAGATGCACCCTTTCCGAACTCTACAGGGACTACTCGATGACAGCCACGATCCTTGTCGCCGACGACGATGCGGCCATCCGTACCGTGCTTAATCAGGCTTTGAGCCGCGCGGGTTACGATGTGCGCATTACATCCAATGCTGCGACGCTCTGGCGTTGGATCTCCGCCGGCGAAGGCGACCTCGTTGTAACCGACGTCGTCATGCCGGACGAAAACGCCTTCGACCTTCTGCCGCGCATCAAGAAGGCGCGGCCGGAACTGCCTGTCCTGGTTATGAGTGCGCAAAACACCTTCATGACGGCAATCAAGGCTTCGGAAAAAGGCGCCTACGACTATCTGCCGAAGCCCTTCGACCTGACGGAGCTGATCGCCATCATCGGCCGCGCCTTGTCTGAGCCCAAGCGCAAGCCTGCCAAGCTCGATGATGACATGCAGGACGGCATGCCGCTGGTTGGCCGCTCGGCCGCCATGCAGGAAATCTATCGCGTGCTGGCGCGTCTGATGCAGACCGACTTGACGCTGATGATCACCGGCGAGTCCGGCACCGGCAAGGAGCTTGTCGCCCGCGCGCTGCACGACTACGGCAAGCGCCGCAACGGTCCCTTCGTTGCCATTAACATGGCTGCCATCCCGCGCGACCTGATCGAATCGGAATTGTTCGGCCACGAGAAGGGCGCTTTCACCGGCGCGCAGACGCGTTCGACCGGCCGCTTCGAACAGGCAGAGGGCGGCACGCTGTTTCTCGACGAAATCGGTGATATGCCGATGGACGCCCAGACGCGCCTCCTGCGCGTGCTGCAGCAGGGCGAATATACGACCGTCGGTGGCCGCACGCCGATCCGCACCGACGTTCGCATCGTTGCCGCGACCAACAAGGATCTGAAACAGGCGATCAACCAGGGCCTGTTCCGTGAGGACCTCTATTACCGCCTCAATGTCGTGCCGCTGCGTCTGCCGCCGCTGCGTGACCGCGCCGAGGATATTCCCGATCTCGTCCGCCATTTCATAACGCAGGCGGAAAAAGAAGGACTTGGCTCGAAGCGGTTCGACCAGGAAGCGCTGGAGTTGATGAAGGCCTATCCCTGGCCGGGCAACGTGCGCGAGCTGGAAAACCTCATCCGCCGTCTGATGGCGCTTTACCCGCAGGATGTCATCACCCGCGAAATCATCGATTCGGAATTGCGCGCCGATGTGCCGGATAGCCCAATCGAGAAAGGTCCTGTCCGGACCGGTACCATGACCATCGCGCAGGCCGTCGAGGAGAATATGCGAAGCTATTTCTCCAGCTTTGGCGAGAATTTGCCGCCGCCCGGTCTCTACGACCGCGTGTTGACCGAAATGGAGTATCCGCTGATCCTTGCGGCGCTGACCGCCACCCGTGGTAATCAGATCAAGGCTGCCGATCTGCTTGGGCTCAATCGCAATACGCTGCGCAAAAAGATCAGAGAACTGGGTGTTTCCGTCTATCGGAGCTCCCGCACGGCTTGACAATGTGATCCGCTGCGTTGCATTTTCGCCACAATGCGTTGCTTAAAGGTCACGCAGCCGGTTCGCGGTTTTTGCGGTAGCGATTCATCGGAAAAACTCCTGTACGAATAGAGATTGTTCAGAAGTTTCAGGCCGTTGTATCAATAATTTTGAGTAGGGGTTTCGCGTTGACACGAAACCGGGTGGCGATGCCGCCTTTGACTGCTGTGCTCTGCCGCCAAAACAGCGCTGATTGCAATTAGGCCAAGGCGCCGACCATCGCCTGTGCCTGGAGATATTGGGAATGAAGCAGGACGCGGTGTCGTCGGAGGCAAGCGACGAGGCGGTTGTCAAGGTGACGGACCGTCGTGCGTCCTTCGCTCTTCCTGGCCTGATCCTGGCCGGTGGGGCATTGTCGTGCGCGATTGCCACCCTTCTGGTGCTTCTGGGGCTGACCCCCATTGCCCCCACATCCTCGGTTGTCTTTACCTCCGTCGTGATCAACGGCCTTTTCGTTTTGGGGCTGATGGCCCTGATCGGGCGTGAAGTCGGGCGCCTTATAAAGGCACGCAGCCGGGGCCGCGCCGCCGCGCGCTTGCACATCCGCATTGTCGTTCTCTTTTCAATCGTGGCGATCACGCCCGCGATCCTTGTGGCCATTGTCGCCAGCCTGACGCTGAATGTCGGCCTCGATCGTTGGTTCGCATTGCGCACGCAGCAGATCATCAGTTCCTCGCAGAACGTCGCGCAGGCCTATCTGATGGAGAATGCCAGCTATTTGCAGGGCCAGACCGTATCCATGGCGAACGACCTGGAACGCAACCGCTCGCTCTACAGCCTCGATCGCACCGGTTTCGCCGATCTGATGACGAGGCAAGCCAAGGGTCGCGGCCTGCTCGGCGCCTTCCTGGTGCGCCGGGACGGCGTGGCGATTGTCCAGGCCGATATCAAGACAGAGCGTCCGCTGCCGGCAATCCCCAAGGACGCGCTCGAAGCCTCCGCAGATGGCCAGCCGACGCTCATCCCGCCCGGCGTTACCAACCTCGTCGGCGCGATCATCAAGCTTGACGATCTTCCCGGTGCCTTCCTCTATACAGTTCGGGCCGTCGATCCGCGCGTCATGAATGCGATGCGCATGGTGGAAGACAACACGGCCGAGTACAAGGCGATGGAACAGGGACGCATGTCCCTGCAGATCGCCTTTGCCGTGCTTTATATCGGTTTTGCCTTGATCGTGCTTCTGGCTGCGATCTGGACCGCCATCGCGGTGGCCGACCGTATCGTTCGGCCGATCCGGTTGCTGATCAGCGCCGCCGACAACGTCGCTTCCGGCAATATGAACGTGCTGGTGCCGGTGCGCGCCGCCGATGGTGACGTCGGTAGCCTGTCGCGCACCTTCAACAAGATGATTTCTGAGATCCGCACCCAGCGCGACGAGATCCTTGAAGCCAAGGACGAGGTGGACGACCGCCGCCGCTTCATCGAAGCGGTGCTTTCCGGCGTGACAGCCGCCGTTATTGGCGTTGAGCACGACCGCCGGATCACCATCGCCAACACGTCGGCTGAAGAGCTTCTGTCCTTGAAGAGCGACGAACTCGTCGGCAAGAACCTGGCCGAGATTGCCCCGGAGGTCGAGCAAGTCGTCACGGAGGCCACGTCGCGGCATCGCAACGATTTCCGCAAGCAGATCAGCCTCGTGCGCGGAGGCACGGTGCGTACGCTGAGTGTCCAGGTGACGCGCGAGGAAACCCGCGATACGAACGAATCCTACGTCATCACGCTCGATGACATCACCGATCTCGTCATCGCACAGCGCTCGACCGCTTGGGCTGACGTCGCCCGCCGTATCGCCCATGAGATCAAGAACCCGCTGACGCCGATCCAGCTTTCAGCGGAGCGTATTCGCCGCCGTTTCGGCAAGAATATCGCCGAAGTGGATCGTCCTGTTTTCGATCAATGCACCGACACGATCATCCGCCAGGTCGGCGACATCGGCCGCATGGTCGATGAATTCTCCTCTTTCGCCCGCATGCCGAAACCGACGATGGAGCCAAGCGACCTGCGCGATATCCTGCGCGACGCCGTGTTCCTGCGCGAAATGGGCAACAGCCATGTCAAGTTCGAGCGCGAGCTCGGCGACGAGCGGCTGGAAGGCATGTTCGACACGCGTATGCTCGGCCAGGCCTTCGGAAATCTCATCAAGAATGCTGTCGAAGCGATCGATGGCGTGCCGAGCGATGAGGCCCGAGAGGAGCCGAAAATCCTCGTGCGCGCGTCGTTGGATACAGAGCGCGACCGCTTTACTGTCGATATCGTCGACAACGGCCGTGGCCTGCCGGTGGAGAACCGGCACAGCATTCTCGAGCCCTATATGACGATGCGCGAGAAGGGCACGGGCCTTGGGCTCGCGATCGTCAAGAAGATCATTGAAGACCATGGCGGGCAGCTCGAACTGCACGATGCACCCGCCGATTTCGACCAGGGCAGGGGGGCCATGATCCGCGTGCATCTGCCGCGCCGTGAGCAAGCCATCGTCGCCCAGACAGCAAGTGATAAGGAAAGCGTTTATGGCATCTGATATTCTCGTGGTGGACGACGAGGAAGACATTCGCGAAATCGTTTCGGGAATTCTTTCGGATGAGGGGCATGAGACCCGCACGGCCCATGACAGCGACAGCGCGCTCGCGGCGATCTCCGATCGGGCGCCCCGGCTGATCTTCCTTGATATCTGGATGCAGGGCAGCAAGCTCGACGGGCTCGCGCTGCTGGACGAGATCAAGGTGCGTCATCCGGACCTGCCGGTCGTGATGATCTCCGGCCACGG
Encoded proteins:
- a CDS encoding bifunctional 2-C-methyl-D-erythritol 4-phosphate cytidylyltransferase/2-C-methyl-D-erythritol 2,4-cyclodiphosphate synthase — its product is MTQMHSTQPMSIGIVIVAAGRGERAGAPEEGPKQYRAIGGRPVIAHTLEKFVTWQQTAKIVIVVHRDDEKLLRSALEKVADSSGLEVAFGGATRQQSVLAGLRRLEKTGVTHVMIHDAVRPFFDHDLLDRVAAALAAGAPAVLPAMPVTDTLKRAATDALVTETVPRTGLYAAQTPQSFRLADILAAHEKAAAGKKTDFTDDAAIAEWSGLPVTLVAGSADNVKLTIKRDIAMADEKLSAGLLPDVRTGNGYDVHQLEPGDGVTLCGVFIPHDQTLKGHSDADVALHALTDALLATCGAGDIGDHFPPSDPQWKGAPSRIFIEHAAKIVRDHGGTIMNADVSLIAEAPKVGPHREAMRAKLSEFLGISLERCSVKATTNEQIGFVGRREGIAAIATATVVYRGGRA
- the dusB gene encoding tRNA dihydrouridine synthase DusB, with protein sequence MVCLKDNHLLPSELAASFSIGPVPIRNRVILAPMSGVTDLPFRQLALRYGAGLVVTEMVASRELVQDTPESWARLKSAGLKPHMVQLAGREAHWMAEAAKIAADNGADIIDINMGCPAKKVIGGYSGSALMRDPDHALGLIEATVKAVNVPVTLKMRLGWDENSINAPHIARRAEEAGIQLVTIHGRTRMQFYEGRADWDAIRAVREAIAIPLVANGDVDTPEDASEILRRSGADAVMVGRGCQGRPWHAGVLAGHREPDRGEIADIALEHYRMMLDFYGEAVGIRHARKHLSWYLDRYAPTTIGAEKARIMTSKDSQEVAALFHAALQAGSDFARSMQVAA
- a CDS encoding two-component system sensor histidine kinase NtrB; its protein translation is MSPKFNSGGAEHTGGAVAMAVLNAIQNPVVMVNEAGLIAFANWEAEAFFGASASHLARYEISAFIPFGSPLLALIDQVRERRAPVNEYRVDLSSPRLGQDKLVDIYVAPVSSEPGSVVVVFQERSMADKIDRQLTHRAAARSVTGLASMLAHEIKNPLSGIRGAAQLLEQSVEDDDRALTRLICDETDRIVSLVDRMEVFSDERPIDRVPVNIHSVLDHVKAVAKAGFARNIKFSENYDPSLPAVYANRDQLVQIFLNLVKNAAEAIGEKPDGEIMLTTAYRPGIRLSVAGTREKISLPLEFCVIDNGPGVPSDLVPHLFDPFITTKTNGTGLGLALVAKIIGDHGGIVECDSQNHRTTFRVLMPASKGITLEDAPFPNSTGTTR
- the ntrC gene encoding nitrogen regulation protein NR(I), producing the protein MTATILVADDDAAIRTVLNQALSRAGYDVRITSNAATLWRWISAGEGDLVVTDVVMPDENAFDLLPRIKKARPELPVLVMSAQNTFMTAIKASEKGAYDYLPKPFDLTELIAIIGRALSEPKRKPAKLDDDMQDGMPLVGRSAAMQEIYRVLARLMQTDLTLMITGESGTGKELVARALHDYGKRRNGPFVAINMAAIPRDLIESELFGHEKGAFTGAQTRSTGRFEQAEGGTLFLDEIGDMPMDAQTRLLRVLQQGEYTTVGGRTPIRTDVRIVAATNKDLKQAINQGLFREDLYYRLNVVPLRLPPLRDRAEDIPDLVRHFITQAEKEGLGSKRFDQEALELMKAYPWPGNVRELENLIRRLMALYPQDVITREIIDSELRADVPDSPIEKGPVRTGTMTIAQAVEENMRSYFSSFGENLPPPGLYDRVLTEMEYPLILAALTATRGNQIKAADLLGLNRNTLRKKIRELGVSVYRSSRTA
- a CDS encoding sensor histidine kinase NtrY-like codes for the protein MKQDAVSSEASDEAVVKVTDRRASFALPGLILAGGALSCAIATLLVLLGLTPIAPTSSVVFTSVVINGLFVLGLMALIGREVGRLIKARSRGRAAARLHIRIVVLFSIVAITPAILVAIVASLTLNVGLDRWFALRTQQIISSSQNVAQAYLMENASYLQGQTVSMANDLERNRSLYSLDRTGFADLMTRQAKGRGLLGAFLVRRDGVAIVQADIKTERPLPAIPKDALEASADGQPTLIPPGVTNLVGAIIKLDDLPGAFLYTVRAVDPRVMNAMRMVEDNTAEYKAMEQGRMSLQIAFAVLYIGFALIVLLAAIWTAIAVADRIVRPIRLLISAADNVASGNMNVLVPVRAADGDVGSLSRTFNKMISEIRTQRDEILEAKDEVDDRRRFIEAVLSGVTAAVIGVEHDRRITIANTSAEELLSLKSDELVGKNLAEIAPEVEQVVTEATSRHRNDFRKQISLVRGGTVRTLSVQVTREETRDTNESYVITLDDITDLVIAQRSTAWADVARRIAHEIKNPLTPIQLSAERIRRRFGKNIAEVDRPVFDQCTDTIIRQVGDIGRMVDEFSSFARMPKPTMEPSDLRDILRDAVFLREMGNSHVKFERELGDERLEGMFDTRMLGQAFGNLIKNAVEAIDGVPSDEAREEPKILVRASLDTERDRFTVDIVDNGRGLPVENRHSILEPYMTMREKGTGLGLAIVKKIIEDHGGQLELHDAPADFDQGRGAMIRVHLPRREQAIVAQTASDKESVYGI